One window of Streptomyces sp. SUK 48 genomic DNA carries:
- a CDS encoding 8-oxoguanine deaminase: MAAAQRIVIENCSIATVDADDTEYASGYLVLAGNRIEALGAGSAPQGLENVVRRIDATGHLATPGLVNTHHHFYQWLTRGLATDHNLFDWLVALYPVWARIDESMAYTAAQGSLAMMARGGVTTAMDHHYVFPRGTGDLSGAIIRAARETGVRFTLARGSMDRGESDGGLPPDFAVESLDDALAATEATVQEHHDPSFDAMTQVAVAPCSPFSVSTELMRDGAELARRLGVRLHTHGSETVEEEKFCHELFGMGPTDYFESTGWLGEDVWMAHCVHMNDSDIAAFARTGTGVAHCPSSNARLAAGIARVPDMLAAGVPVGLGVDGTASNESGELHTELRNALLINRLGAHREAALNARQALRLGTHGGARVLGRAAETGSLQAGKLADVVLWKLDTLAHASIADPVTALVFGAAAPVTASFVNGRQIVADGRLLTVDEDAIARSTRDEARRLAQLAARR, translated from the coding sequence ATGGCAGCAGCCCAGCGCATCGTCATCGAGAACTGTTCGATCGCGACCGTCGACGCCGACGACACCGAGTACGCCTCCGGGTACCTGGTCCTCGCCGGCAACCGCATCGAGGCGCTCGGCGCGGGGTCCGCACCCCAGGGCCTTGAGAACGTGGTCCGCCGGATCGACGCCACCGGACATCTGGCGACCCCCGGCCTGGTCAACACCCACCACCACTTCTACCAGTGGCTCACCCGGGGCCTGGCCACGGACCACAACCTGTTCGACTGGCTGGTCGCGCTCTACCCGGTCTGGGCGCGCATCGACGAGTCCATGGCCTACACGGCGGCCCAGGGCTCGCTCGCCATGATGGCCCGCGGCGGGGTCACCACGGCCATGGACCACCACTACGTCTTCCCGCGCGGCACCGGCGACCTGTCCGGCGCGATCATCCGCGCCGCCCGCGAGACGGGCGTCCGCTTCACCCTCGCCCGCGGCTCCATGGACCGCGGCGAGTCGGACGGCGGACTGCCCCCGGACTTCGCCGTGGAGAGCCTGGACGACGCGCTCGCCGCGACCGAGGCCACCGTCCAGGAGCACCACGACCCCTCCTTCGACGCCATGACCCAGGTCGCCGTGGCACCCTGCTCCCCCTTCTCCGTCTCCACCGAACTCATGCGCGACGGCGCCGAGTTGGCCCGCCGGCTCGGCGTGCGGCTGCACACGCACGGCTCGGAGACGGTGGAGGAGGAGAAGTTCTGCCACGAGCTGTTCGGCATGGGCCCGACCGACTACTTCGAGTCCACCGGCTGGCTGGGCGAGGACGTGTGGATGGCGCACTGCGTCCACATGAACGACTCCGACATCGCCGCCTTCGCCCGCACCGGGACCGGCGTCGCGCACTGCCCCTCGTCCAACGCCCGGCTCGCCGCGGGCATCGCCCGGGTCCCCGACATGCTCGCCGCCGGCGTCCCGGTCGGCCTCGGCGTCGACGGCACCGCCTCCAACGAGTCCGGCGAACTCCACACCGAGCTGCGCAACGCCCTGCTCATCAACCGGCTCGGCGCCCACAGGGAGGCCGCGCTCAACGCCCGCCAGGCCCTGCGGCTCGGCACCCACGGGGGCGCCCGGGTGCTCGGCCGCGCCGCCGAGACCGGTTCGCTCCAGGCGGGCAAGCTGGCCGACGTGGTGCTGTGGAAGCTGGACACGCTGGCCCACGCCTCCATCGCCGACCCGGTGACCGCCCTGGTCTTCGGCGCGGCCGCCCCGGTCACCGCGTCGTTCGTGAACGGCCGGCAGATCGTCGCGGACGGCCGGCTGCTGACCGTCGACGAGGACGCCATCGCGCGCTCCACGCGCGACGAGGCCCGGCGCCTGGCGCAGCTCGCCGCGCGGCGCTGA
- a CDS encoding TIM barrel protein, which produces MPGLDWGTAADQRFNVNLSILFTELPLLERPAAAAAAGFTAVELWWPWVDSPTPEKSRLDALKRAIEEAGVQLTGLNFYAGQLPGPDRGALSVPGEESERFRANIDVTADFAASLGCTALNALYGNRVDGVDPAEQDALALENLVLAARAADRIGATLLIEALNAPESPRYPLVSAPSAVEVVDRVNAATGLQNASFLMDLYHLAMNGEDLPAVIDRFTAKTGHVQIADSPGRGAPGTGSLPLAELLGRLRKAGYEGWVGLEYKPGDRPSAEAFDWLPREARAAR; this is translated from the coding sequence ATGCCAGGTCTTGACTGGGGCACCGCCGCAGACCAGCGCTTCAACGTCAACCTGTCGATCCTCTTCACGGAACTCCCGCTCCTGGAGCGCCCCGCGGCCGCCGCCGCGGCGGGCTTCACCGCGGTCGAGCTGTGGTGGCCCTGGGTCGACTCGCCCACCCCCGAGAAGTCCCGCCTGGACGCCCTGAAACGGGCGATCGAGGAGGCGGGCGTCCAGCTGACCGGGCTGAACTTCTACGCCGGACAGCTGCCGGGCCCGGACCGCGGCGCCCTGTCCGTCCCCGGCGAGGAGTCCGAGCGGTTCCGCGCCAACATCGACGTGACCGCGGACTTCGCCGCGTCCCTCGGCTGCACGGCGCTCAACGCCCTCTACGGCAACCGCGTGGACGGCGTGGACCCGGCCGAGCAGGACGCGCTCGCCCTGGAGAACCTGGTCCTCGCGGCCCGCGCCGCCGACCGGATCGGCGCGACGCTGCTGATCGAGGCGCTGAACGCGCCCGAGTCGCCGCGCTACCCGCTGGTGTCGGCGCCGAGCGCGGTCGAGGTCGTCGACCGGGTCAACGCGGCGACGGGCCTCCAGAACGCGTCGTTCCTCATGGACCTGTACCACCTGGCCATGAACGGCGAGGACCTGCCCGCGGTGATCGACCGGTTCACCGCGAAGACCGGCCACGTCCAGATCGCCGACAGTCCGGGCCGCGGCGCCCCCGGCACGGGCTCGCTCCCGCTGGCCGAGCTGCTCGGCCGGCTGCGGAAGGCCGGTTACGAGGGCTGGGTGGGCCTGGAGTACAAGCCGGGCGACCGCCCGAGCGCCGAGGCATTCGACTGGCTCCCGCGCGAGGCGCGCGCGGCGCGCTGA
- the uraD gene encoding 2-oxo-4-hydroxy-4-carboxy-5-ureidoimidazoline decarboxylase, translated as MTSTSTPPGLARFNDLEERAAFAALHEACASTTWVRRLTAARPYATADELYAASDAALAELTAADLAEAMAGHPPIGRPRPGDPASAREQRGMAGASEELKARMLELNLAYQERFGHVFLICATGLTGERMRDAVEERIGNAPEREREIVRTELGKINRIRLARLVEEDA; from the coding sequence GTGACGTCGACTTCCACGCCCCCGGGTCTGGCCCGGTTCAACGATCTGGAGGAGCGGGCGGCCTTCGCCGCCCTCCACGAGGCGTGCGCCTCCACGACGTGGGTACGACGGCTGACCGCCGCCCGCCCCTACGCCACCGCCGACGAGCTCTACGCGGCGAGCGATGCCGCCCTGGCCGAACTGACCGCCGCCGACCTGGCGGAGGCGATGGCCGGGCATCCGCCGATCGGGCGGCCCCGGCCGGGCGATCCGGCCTCGGCCCGCGAACAGCGCGGCATGGCCGGCGCGTCCGAGGAACTCAAGGCCCGGATGCTCGAACTCAACCTGGCCTACCAGGAGAGGTTCGGGCATGTCTTCCTGATCTGCGCCACCGGTCTGACCGGCGAGCGGATGCGGGACGCGGTCGAGGAGCGGATCGGCAACGCGCCGGAGCGGGAGCGGGAGATCGTCCGCACCGAACTGGGGAAGATCAACCGCATCCGACTGGCCCGACTCGTCGAAGAGGACGCCTGA
- the uraH gene encoding hydroxyisourate hydrolase — translation MSTSTTASVSTHILDTSIGRPAEGVAVRLFARPGGDADWVALGGSATDADGRCKDLPAPPAGTTQVRLDFAVEPYFREQSANQQADAQQDAPANRDSGPAVFFPEVAITFAVVPGEHYHVPLLLNPFGYSVYRGS, via the coding sequence ATGAGCACCAGCACCACCGCCTCCGTGTCCACGCACATCCTGGACACCTCGATCGGCCGCCCCGCCGAGGGCGTCGCCGTCCGCCTCTTCGCCCGCCCGGGCGGGGACGCCGACTGGGTGGCGCTCGGCGGCTCCGCGACCGACGCCGACGGCCGGTGCAAGGATCTGCCGGCGCCACCGGCGGGTACCACCCAGGTACGGCTCGACTTCGCGGTGGAGCCGTATTTCCGAGAGCAATCAGCGAACCAGCAAGCCGATGCGCAGCAGGACGCCCCCGCGAATCGGGACAGCGGACCGGCCGTGTTCTTCCCGGAGGTGGCGATCACCTTCGCCGTCGTACCGGGCGAGCACTACCACGTACCGCTGCTGCTCAACCCGTTCGGCTACTCCGTTTACCGAGGGAGCTAG
- a CDS encoding helix-turn-helix domain-containing protein, whose product MTGEEPFIAAVKPLVDAMGGTMVPPDEAGPEDVVLAWAGTDVVAVRLPQLADSLDHILAAMERREGRPLSDLDRRAKQEVVRILEARGAFAVRHGVETVASALGVSRFTVYNYLNREKGV is encoded by the coding sequence ATGACCGGGGAGGAGCCCTTCATCGCGGCCGTGAAGCCGCTGGTCGACGCCATGGGCGGGACGATGGTGCCGCCCGACGAGGCCGGCCCCGAGGACGTCGTGCTCGCATGGGCGGGCACGGACGTCGTCGCCGTACGGCTGCCCCAGCTCGCCGACTCGCTCGATCACATCCTCGCCGCGATGGAGCGCAGGGAGGGGCGGCCGCTGTCCGACCTGGACCGCAGGGCCAAACAGGAGGTCGTGCGGATACTGGAGGCGCGGGGCGCCTTCGCCGTGCGGCATGGGGTGGAGACCGTGGCGAGCGCGCTGGGTGTCAGCCGCTTCACCGTCTACAACTACCTCAACCGGGAGAAGGGTGTCTGA
- a CDS encoding 2-hydroxy-3-oxopropionate reductase, with protein sequence MSTTLPKIAWIGLGIMGSPMSENLVKAGYDVTGHTLEQAKLDRLAAAGGTAASSIAEAVRDADVVITMVPASPQVEAIAYGPDGILENVRPGTLLIDMSSITPGTSIELAAAAKEKGIRVLDAPVSGGEAGAVEAVLSIMVGGEQADFDEAKPLFDALGKTIVLCGPHGSGQTVKAANQLIVAVNIQACAEAVVFLEKSGVDLAAALDVLNGGLAGSTVLTRKKDNFLNRDFAPGFRIDLHHKDMGIVTEAARSVGAALPVGAVVAQLVASLRAQGDGGLDHSALLRSVERLSGAQV encoded by the coding sequence ATGAGCACAACGCTTCCGAAGATCGCCTGGATCGGCCTCGGCATCATGGGCTCCCCCATGTCCGAGAACCTGGTCAAGGCGGGTTACGACGTCACCGGCCACACCCTGGAACAGGCGAAGCTGGACCGGCTGGCCGCCGCCGGCGGCACCGCGGCCTCCTCGATCGCCGAGGCCGTGCGCGACGCCGATGTGGTGATCACGATGGTGCCCGCGTCCCCGCAGGTGGAGGCCATCGCCTACGGCCCGGACGGCATCCTGGAGAACGTCCGCCCCGGCACCCTGCTGATCGACATGTCCTCGATCACGCCGGGGACCTCGATCGAGCTGGCCGCCGCCGCGAAGGAGAAGGGCATCCGGGTGCTGGACGCCCCGGTGTCCGGCGGCGAGGCCGGGGCCGTCGAGGCGGTGCTGTCCATCATGGTCGGCGGCGAGCAGGCCGACTTCGACGAGGCGAAGCCCCTCTTCGACGCCCTGGGCAAGACCATCGTGCTGTGCGGACCGCACGGCTCGGGCCAGACCGTGAAGGCGGCCAATCAGCTGATCGTCGCCGTCAACATCCAGGCGTGCGCGGAGGCCGTGGTCTTCCTGGAGAAGTCGGGGGTGGACCTCGCGGCCGCGCTCGACGTGCTGAACGGGGGCCTCGCGGGCTCGACGGTGCTGACGCGCAAGAAGGACAACTTCCTGAACCGCGACTTCGCGCCGGGGTTCCGGATCGATCTGCACCACAAGGACATGGGCATCGTGACCGAGGCCGCCCGCAGCGTCGGCGCGGCCCTGCCGGTCGGCGCCGTGGTCGCCCAGCTGGTGGCGTCCCTGCGCGCGCAGGGCGACGGCGGTCTGGACCACTCGGCCCTGCTGCGGTCGGTGGAGCGGCTCTCGGGCGCCCAGGTCTGA
- the gcl gene encoding glyoxylate carboligase — MARMTAARAAVEILKREGVSDAFGVPGAAINPFYKALKEGGGIQHTLARHVEGASHMAEGYTRTHPGNIGVCVGTSGPAGTDMITGLYSASGDSIPILCITGQAPTHVIHKEDFQAVDIAAIAGPVTKMAVTVLEAAQVPGVFQQAFHLMRSGRPGPVLIDLPIDVQLTEIEFDPETYEPLPVYKPAATRAQIEKAMSYLLAAERPVLVAGGGVIGADACELLTEFAELTGTPVIPTLMGWGALPDDHELNAGMVGVQTAHRYGNATFLESDFVLGIGNRWANRHTGYKLDVYREGRTFVHVDIEPTQIGRIFPPDYGVVSDARAALELFVRVARELKEAGRLPDRADWIASCQERKATLLRRTHFDDVPMKPQRVYEEMNRAFGPETRYVTTIGLSQIAGAQMLHVYKPRHWINCGQAGPLGWTIPAAIGVAKADPEAAVVALSGDYDFQFLIEELAVAAQHRIPYVHVLVNNAYLGLIRQAQLGLDIDFQVNLEFENINTPEIGVYGVDHVKVAEGLGCKALRVTEPDQLGPAFEEAKKLAARYRVPVVVEAILERVTNISMSRTMDISDVTEFEPLATEASHAPTAIGALKR, encoded by the coding sequence ATGGCTCGTATGACCGCTGCCCGCGCGGCAGTTGAGATCCTCAAGCGCGAGGGCGTCAGTGACGCCTTCGGTGTGCCGGGCGCCGCGATCAACCCGTTCTACAAGGCCCTCAAGGAGGGCGGCGGCATCCAGCACACCCTCGCCCGCCATGTCGAGGGCGCCTCGCACATGGCCGAGGGCTACACCCGGACGCACCCCGGCAACATCGGCGTGTGCGTCGGCACGTCGGGGCCGGCCGGCACCGACATGATCACCGGCCTGTACTCGGCGTCCGGCGACTCGATCCCGATCCTGTGCATCACCGGGCAGGCGCCCACGCACGTGATCCACAAGGAGGACTTCCAGGCCGTCGACATCGCCGCGATCGCGGGCCCGGTCACCAAGATGGCGGTGACCGTCCTGGAGGCGGCCCAGGTCCCCGGCGTCTTCCAGCAGGCGTTCCACCTGATGCGCTCCGGCCGGCCGGGCCCGGTGCTCATCGACCTGCCCATCGACGTCCAGCTCACGGAGATCGAGTTCGACCCGGAGACGTACGAGCCGCTGCCGGTGTACAAGCCGGCCGCGACCCGCGCGCAGATCGAGAAGGCGATGTCGTACCTGCTCGCCGCCGAGCGGCCCGTCCTCGTGGCGGGCGGCGGCGTCATCGGCGCCGACGCGTGCGAGCTGCTCACCGAGTTCGCCGAGCTGACCGGCACCCCCGTCATCCCGACCCTGATGGGCTGGGGCGCGCTGCCCGACGACCACGAGCTGAACGCGGGCATGGTCGGCGTGCAGACCGCGCACCGCTACGGCAACGCCACCTTCCTGGAGTCCGACTTCGTCCTCGGCATCGGCAACCGGTGGGCGAACCGGCACACCGGCTACAAGCTGGACGTCTACCGCGAGGGCCGCACCTTCGTGCACGTGGACATCGAGCCCACGCAGATCGGCCGGATCTTCCCGCCCGACTACGGTGTGGTGTCCGACGCGCGGGCGGCACTGGAGCTGTTCGTGCGGGTGGCGCGGGAACTGAAGGAGGCGGGCCGGCTCCCCGACCGCGCGGACTGGATCGCCTCCTGCCAGGAGCGCAAGGCCACGCTGCTGCGCCGTACCCACTTCGACGACGTGCCGATGAAGCCGCAGCGGGTGTACGAGGAGATGAACCGGGCCTTCGGCCCCGAGACGCGGTACGTCACCACGATCGGCCTCTCCCAGATCGCCGGCGCCCAGATGCTGCACGTCTACAAGCCCCGGCACTGGATCAACTGCGGCCAGGCGGGCCCGCTCGGCTGGACGATCCCGGCCGCGATCGGCGTCGCCAAGGCCGACCCGGAGGCGGCGGTGGTCGCGCTGTCCGGCGACTACGACTTCCAGTTCCTGATCGAGGAACTCGCGGTCGCCGCCCAGCACCGCATCCCCTATGTGCACGTCCTGGTCAACAACGCCTACCTGGGCCTGATCCGCCAGGCGCAGCTCGGCCTGGACATCGACTTCCAGGTCAACCTGGAGTTCGAGAACATCAACACGCCGGAGATCGGTGTCTACGGCGTGGACCACGTCAAGGTCGCCGAGGGCCTGGGCTGCAAGGCCCTGCGGGTCACCGAGCCGGACCAGCTGGGCCCCGCCTTCGAGGAGGCGAAGAAGCTGGCCGCCCGGTACCGGGTGCCGGTCGTGGTCGAGGCGATCCTGGAGCGGGTCACGAACATCTCGATGAGCCGCACGATGGACATCAGCGACGTCACCGAGTTCGAACCCCTCGCCACCGAGGCGTCCCACGCGCCGACGGCGATCGGCGCGCTGAAGCGCTGA
- the pucL gene encoding factor-independent urate hydroxylase → MTVNSRPGRPVILGQNQYGKAENRVVKITRDGATHHIKDLNVSVALSGDMEDVHYSGSNANVLPTDTTKNTVFAFAKEHGIESAEQFGIHLARHFVTSQEPIQRARIRIEEYAWERIATSEANSQFIGADEVKHSFVRKGQETRLTQITYDGSSWEVVSGLKDLTVMNSTNSEFWGYVKDKYTTLQEAHDRILATSVSGRWRFNWTDDEQKMPHWEKSYEQVKKHMLQAFAETYSLSLQQTMYQMGARIINHRSEIDEVRFSLPNKHHFLVDLEPFGLKNDNEVYFAADRPYGLIEATILRDGCEPRIPVDLTNL, encoded by the coding sequence ATGACCGTCAATTCCCGCCCTGGCCGCCCTGTGATCCTGGGCCAGAACCAGTACGGCAAGGCCGAGAACCGAGTCGTCAAGATCACGCGGGACGGCGCCACCCACCACATCAAGGACCTCAACGTCTCGGTGGCGCTGAGCGGTGACATGGAGGACGTCCACTACTCGGGCTCCAACGCCAATGTACTGCCGACCGACACCACCAAGAACACGGTGTTCGCGTTCGCCAAGGAGCACGGCATCGAGTCCGCCGAGCAGTTCGGCATCCATCTCGCCCGCCACTTCGTCACCTCGCAGGAGCCGATCCAGCGCGCCCGGATCCGGATCGAGGAGTACGCCTGGGAGCGGATCGCCACCTCCGAGGCGAACTCCCAGTTCATCGGCGCCGACGAGGTCAAGCACTCCTTCGTCCGCAAGGGCCAGGAGACCCGGCTCACCCAGATCACCTACGACGGCTCGTCCTGGGAGGTCGTCTCCGGCCTGAAGGACCTGACCGTCATGAACTCGACCAACTCCGAGTTCTGGGGCTACGTCAAGGACAAGTACACGACGCTCCAGGAGGCCCACGACCGCATCCTGGCGACCTCCGTCTCCGGCCGCTGGCGGTTCAACTGGACCGACGACGAGCAGAAGATGCCGCACTGGGAGAAGTCGTACGAGCAGGTCAAGAAGCACATGCTCCAGGCGTTCGCGGAGACCTACTCGCTCTCCTTGCAGCAGACGATGTACCAGATGGGCGCGCGCATCATCAACCACCGGAGCGAGATCGACGAGGTCCGCTTCTCCCTGCCCAACAAGCACCACTTCCTGGTCGACCTGGAGCCGTTCGGGCTCAAGAACGACAACGAGGTCTACTTCGCCGCCGACCGGCCCTACGGCCTGATCGAGGCGACGATCCTGCGGGACGGCTGCGAACCGCGGATCCCGGTGGACCTCACCAACCTCTGA
- a CDS encoding Shedu anti-phage system protein SduA domain-containing protein codes for MGVRSDMTLEWQLRKVCEETGDEGVEAALSAVFTYLRSGSAGRRRQTKELVRLLEDARGLAAGVGEWHVVRLLQDSLDYAEGRILQPDFDERYRLFQDGARKERNRDFVASSLRTMHEWLVAVSEAYLRDHPGASARDVLAHFEAQRADTGFLRAPDDRPGRYVIPRGMSEISLWLERLLRSDRIEIEDPAAEARRLAGSPQALALLAADQDGRLILRAAELQRRTAGLRELRAVVDDPTATEADLQRALQGNHWIFGGRYVGEAARRRLVPGDEVDIPLIRADGALHIVELKRAMGLKRPLIRRHRNAWVPADAVHEAVGQAVNYLVGLDENRARIREEFGIETRRAGALVLLGHPALHADVPEEEVGETLRTFNAHVTRVEVLTYKELLDNAERSLAGGVGPA; via the coding sequence ATGGGCGTGCGAAGTGACATGACGCTGGAGTGGCAGCTGCGCAAGGTGTGCGAGGAGACCGGCGACGAGGGCGTGGAAGCGGCACTGTCGGCGGTCTTCACCTATCTGCGCAGTGGAAGCGCGGGGAGACGCAGACAGACCAAGGAGCTGGTGCGGCTGCTGGAGGACGCGCGGGGCCTCGCGGCGGGTGTGGGGGAGTGGCACGTCGTACGGCTGCTCCAGGACTCGCTGGACTACGCGGAGGGGCGCATCCTTCAGCCGGACTTCGACGAGCGGTACCGGCTCTTCCAGGACGGTGCGCGCAAGGAGCGCAACCGCGATTTCGTGGCGTCCTCCCTGCGGACCATGCACGAGTGGTTGGTCGCGGTGAGCGAGGCGTATCTGCGGGACCATCCCGGCGCGAGCGCGCGGGACGTGCTCGCCCACTTCGAGGCCCAGCGCGCCGACACCGGCTTCCTCCGCGCCCCGGACGACCGGCCGGGGCGCTATGTGATCCCGCGCGGCATGTCGGAGATCTCCCTATGGCTGGAGCGCCTGCTGCGTAGCGACCGGATCGAGATCGAGGACCCCGCGGCGGAGGCCCGCCGTCTCGCCGGCTCGCCGCAGGCGCTCGCGCTGCTCGCCGCCGACCAGGACGGGCGGCTGATCCTCCGGGCCGCCGAACTCCAGCGCCGTACCGCCGGCCTCCGGGAGCTGCGGGCCGTCGTGGACGATCCCACCGCCACCGAAGCGGACCTCCAGCGCGCCCTGCAAGGCAATCACTGGATCTTCGGCGGCCGGTACGTCGGTGAGGCCGCCCGGCGCCGGCTGGTGCCCGGTGACGAGGTGGACATCCCGCTGATACGCGCGGACGGCGCCCTGCACATCGTGGAGCTGAAGCGGGCCATGGGGCTCAAGCGGCCCCTGATCAGGCGGCACCGCAACGCCTGGGTGCCGGCCGACGCCGTGCACGAGGCCGTCGGGCAGGCCGTCAACTACCTCGTCGGGCTGGACGAGAACCGGGCCCGTATCCGCGAGGAGTTCGGCATCGAGACCCGCCGGGCCGGCGCCCTCGTGCTCCTCGGCCACCCCGCCCTGCACGCCGACGTGCCGGAGGAGGAGGTCGGCGAGACGCTGCGGACGTTCAACGCGCATGTCACCCGCGTCGAGGTCCTCACCTACAAGGAACTCCTCGACAACGCCGAACGCTCCCTCGCCGGGGGCGTCGGCCCGGCGTAG
- a CDS encoding catalase, whose translation MSQRVLTTESGAPVADNQNSATAGVGGPLLLQDQHLLEKLARFNRERIPERVVHARGSGAYGHFEVTDDVTGFTHAAFLGEVGKRTEVFARFSTVADNLGGADAVRDPRGFALKFYTEEGNYDLVGNNTPVFFIKDPLKFPDFIHSQKRDPFTGKQEPDNVWDFWGHAPEATHQVTWLMGDRGIPASYRHMNGYGSHTYQWTNAAGEGFFVKYHFKTNQGVRCLSTEQAQELAGKDPNSHQTDLLQAIERGVHPSWTLYVQVMPAADAADYRFNPFDLTKIWPHRDYPLQRVGRLVLDRNPDNVFAEVEQAAFSPNNFVPGIGPSADKMLQGRLFAYADAHRYRLGVNHTQLAVNAPRATSADNYGRDGLMAANSQGRYAKNYEPNSYDGPAETGRPLAAPLPVSGHSGTHAAPLHTKDDDFYQAGELYRLMSDEEKRRLVANIAGGLAQVSRDEVIEKNLAHFQAADPEYGKRVREAVEALRED comes from the coding sequence ATGTCGCAGCGCGTGCTCACGACAGAGTCCGGCGCCCCGGTCGCCGACAACCAGAACTCCGCCACCGCCGGCGTCGGCGGCCCGCTCCTGCTCCAGGACCAGCACCTCCTGGAGAAGCTCGCGCGCTTCAACCGCGAGCGGATCCCGGAGCGGGTGGTGCACGCCCGGGGCTCCGGCGCGTACGGCCACTTCGAGGTGACCGACGACGTCACCGGTTTCACTCACGCCGCCTTCCTCGGCGAGGTCGGCAAGCGCACCGAGGTGTTCGCGCGGTTCTCCACGGTCGCCGACAACCTCGGCGGCGCGGACGCGGTACGCGACCCGCGCGGCTTCGCGCTCAAGTTCTACACCGAGGAGGGCAATTACGACCTCGTCGGCAACAACACCCCGGTGTTCTTCATCAAGGACCCGCTGAAGTTCCCCGACTTCATCCACTCGCAGAAGCGGGACCCGTTCACCGGCAAGCAGGAGCCGGACAACGTCTGGGACTTCTGGGGGCACGCTCCCGAGGCCACGCACCAGGTGACCTGGCTGATGGGCGACCGCGGCATCCCGGCGTCGTACCGGCACATGAACGGCTACGGCTCGCACACCTACCAGTGGACGAACGCCGCCGGCGAGGGCTTCTTCGTCAAGTACCACTTCAAGACCAACCAGGGCGTCCGCTGCCTGTCCACCGAGCAGGCGCAGGAGCTGGCGGGCAAGGACCCCAACTCCCACCAGACGGACCTGCTCCAGGCGATCGAGCGGGGCGTGCACCCGTCGTGGACGCTGTACGTGCAGGTCATGCCGGCGGCGGACGCGGCGGACTACCGCTTCAACCCGTTCGACCTGACGAAGATCTGGCCGCACCGGGACTACCCGCTCCAGCGCGTGGGCCGCCTGGTCCTGGACCGCAACCCGGACAACGTGTTCGCCGAGGTCGAGCAGGCCGCGTTCTCCCCGAACAACTTCGTGCCGGGCATCGGTCCCTCGGCGGACAAGATGCTCCAGGGCCGGCTGTTCGCGTACGCGGACGCCCACCGGTACCGCCTGGGCGTCAACCACACCCAGCTCGCCGTGAACGCGCCGCGGGCGACGAGCGCGGACAACTACGGACGCGACGGTCTGATGGCGGCCAACTCCCAGGGCCGGTACGCCAAGAACTACGAGCCGAACTCCTACGACGGCCCCGCCGAGACCGGCCGCCCGCTCGCGGCGCCGCTGCCCGTCTCCGGCCACAGCGGCACCCACGCCGCGCCGCTGCACACCAAGGACGACGACTTCTACCAGGCGGGCGAGCTCTACCGGCTGATGTCCGACGAGGAGAAGCGGCGCCTGGTCGCGAACATCGCCGGGGGCCTCGCGCAGGTCTCCCGCGACGAGGTGATCGAGAAGAACCTCGCGCACTTCCAGGCGGCTGACCCGGAGTACGGCAAGCGCGTGCGCGAAGCGGTCGAGGCCCTGCGCGAGGACTGA